The nucleotide sequence TTGAAAACCGAGTTTGAGGAGCAATTCATTTGAATTTTTATTTTCAAGGAAAACAACCGCGCCAATTCGTTTTAACTCCATTTCTTTCAATCCGTACTCAACAGCTATCCCGATTGCTTCTTTAGCCAATCCTTGTCCCCAGTATCTCTGGTTTAGCTCATAGCCTATTTCTGCTCTCCTATGTTTTGTTGAAACGGCATGAAAGCCAACAGTACCAATAAGCCTTTTTGTGTTTTTTAATTGGATGCCCCATCTTATACCTTTATTTTCATTAAATCCTATCTGGAAAGAATGGATCAGGCCTAGTGCTTCTTCAATATTTTCGATCGGTTCCGAACCATAATGTTTCATTACTTCAACGTTGGAAAAGTTGATAAATAAATCTTCAGCATCCTCCGTAGTAATTTCCCTGAGAATGAGCCGATCTGTTTCTAAAACAGGAAATTCCATATGTCCCCCAAATTAAATAATTTTTATTTTTTATTTCTACAACAATTACAAAAAATCCTTCAAAAAAAGCCGCCCAGTTTGGACGACTTTACTCAATCTTCCGCAGGTGCGGCATCAACAGCAATTTGATAGGCATCGAGCAATTGTGACTTTTCAAAGTCACTCTCAAGGCCAACGAGGAATTGATCACTACCTTGCTCTTCGACTTTCATTAACACTGTTCCTTCTTCATCCCTAAGCATAGCGTAGGATTCTCCATTCATTTCAAATAATGCTTCTACTTCGAATTGCCTCTCCTTGCCCCTATCATCTGTTACTGTTACCAGGTCCCTGATTGAATCATTTTTCAAAACAGCCCACCTCCTATAAATCGTCACTTTATCTTTCCCTTCCTTGAAATTAATATAATTTCTTGCATGAAGGCTATTTCAAATCAAAATACTTAATGAATTTTAAATAAACTTTTAAATTCACTTCTTTATTTTCATCTATATAATATTTTTTACACACTGTTTTTTTGGAGGCGTCGTTTTTGAAGTCAGCAGGAATCATCATTGGCTCAATCATTGTTTCATTTGCATTTAACCTTTTCTTAATCCCCCACGGAATCATGAGCAGCGGGATTAGCGGTCTTTCCATCATTTTATCTATGCTAACATCCATCAATACCGGTGTTTACAATTTCCTTTTAAACTTCCCCCTATTAGTTTTAGGGTATTTAAAATTGGGACGTAAATTCATCTTATATACGATCCTTTCCGTCATTTCTATTTCTATTACTCTTTATGTTATACCAGTATATAAACTT is from Mesobacillus boroniphilus and encodes:
- a CDS encoding GNAT family N-acetyltransferase encodes the protein MEFPVLETDRLILREITTEDAEDLFINFSNVEVMKHYGSEPIENIEEALGLIHSFQIGFNENKGIRWGIQLKNTKRLIGTVGFHAVSTKHRRAEIGYELNQRYWGQGLAKEAIGIAVEYGLKEMELKRIGAVVFLENKNSNELLLKLGFQKEGILRSYMIQSGVSYDTYVYSLLAN
- a CDS encoding DUF1292 domain-containing protein — protein: MKNDSIRDLVTVTDDRGKERQFEVEALFEMNGESYAMLRDEEGTVLMKVEEQGSDQFLVGLESDFEKSQLLDAYQIAVDAAPAED